In Lolium rigidum isolate FL_2022 chromosome 3, APGP_CSIRO_Lrig_0.1, whole genome shotgun sequence, the genomic window CATGTATAAGATGAATGTCTTGTTAATATCTACGTAGTATATAGGTAGAAGTTTATTCTTGACAAGTGTACCTCCATTTTTGTTATCCCGCTTCAGATAATTGACCAATGCATGTATTTGACTgagtttcatttttgtttttgcaCTACAGACAATTGAGCGATGTATATATTCGATTATCTTTTCTGTTGTCGCACTTCAGATGGAAACATATGTATTGGATTATTTTCATATGGCATACTAATTGTTTATCTGCAATGTTACCATCGGAACTCTTAGTCCTGTGGTCCTGATGGTTCTACACTTCTACTTGTGCAAAAAATAAGATGGCGTCGATTTCTTATCTCATGCTTTTCGTCCTTTTTACTATGAGACGATGCTGGTGTTTTTGCATGGTCTAATACACTAGATCTACTGGAAGCGTGTTGTATCATGACCAGTGAGTTCATGGTAGGCAAGCCAGTTTACAACTACTGGTCTTCTAATTGGAATCAGTACTAGCTGGAATAAATGCCTTGATGAAGAGTGATGGTACATATTCAGTTCTAATCATCCAATTTAAAGAGAAATCAGTATGGTTTTAATTTTTAGTTTTGTTCTTGTTGGATACATCATACACGGCGACGATTGATAGCTATTACCACTCTTTGATGCTTAAGAACTGGGTGGTTCGTCTCATGAGTATTCCTGTTGTGTATTTATACACATGCACCAAGTATTGCAATCTGATGCAGACGTATGCCTAGCCAATTCAAGACACTCAACAGTACAAAGCAAGAGTTTTTTCTCAAACCATTTTGTAAAGGAAAAAGCCTATACCAGAGATCAACTATGAGCCCAAAACAAGTTTGCTGTAATCAAAACGTGGATAATAATGTGCCAAGAGCGAAAAACGGCGCCGCAAAGCGCGCAAGGTCCATCTAGTATGAGTTGAACGTGGAATAGTAGTCAATGGCTGGCCGATTATCAAACATCAAGCTAACTTCTTTTCTTGCGAGAATCGAAAAGCAAGCCTATGTTGACCATGCAAAACAGGTTGTGCATCGACTCATGTAACCAACGCAAGGACGCGGTGGTGGAGTAAAATTATACACCACTAAAATCTGCAGAGGCAGATCCATTGTTGAGTTCAAATAAGCATGTGAATGTATATATGTTAGCCGCAGAGCGAGGGTATCctgaaggagaagaaggaggaggggagGTGGCCCGTCCTCCTGATGTAGTCCGCCTTCTCCGACGTCCTCGCCGCTCCCTCGTTCAGCATGGCCTCAGCGCTCGCccgcttctcctcggcgactcgccTCGCCTCCGCCAGTTTGTTGGCGAGCTTCTCCTGCGCCCGAGCTTTCATCTGTTCTGCCTTCATCTGCAGAGCCATTGTTCGGTTCAGAGAAGCATGTGAGAATTTTCGAATGCGGTCATGGTGTGCAGGGATGAGTAGCAAGAGTTAAGCACCCGGCCGACAGTGTTCATGTGGCACATCAATGAATGCTCGCAGCAGATCTACTGTGGTAATGTCGAGCAGTTCGTTCATAAAGCACCAGTACGGTGAATTGAATTGGGTCAGTGTGTTATTGATGATTAGCTCGTTTCAAAATTACTGCATCATTTAAGTTTAGCAGAGCTGTTTGTCTGCTTTCTGTCTACTCCTGTGCACAGAGGCAGACATGCAGTGAATTCTAACTGTACCACTGAAAAAAACTGATCAAGACTGAATGGAATTCGTGTGAGAAATTATGGTTATCCGCAAGACCTTTCTGCAAGAACCTTTTTGCAACCATTGCAAAAGATTGAAACACTTGTACAGAAAGGTTGACTACTCCCAGTATCGTTGGTGCAAAAGGATACTACTCACTTGGGAAAATGATCAAAACAGAAATGGAACTACACGCAAACCATGAGAAAAATCATACCTCAATTCTCTTCATCTCCATCTCAGCTTTTCTCTTCTCATGGTTCTCCCAGGCCTGTATCTTCACCTCTTCACGCTTGTACCTGAATTCACCGAAACAGGGAAAGACAAACTCATGATTTATGCAATCTAACTAACAGATAACAATGACAATTCTGAACACAATGGACAAGATCTGATCTGATATCATTCGCACTCCTACCTCGCCGTGAACTTTGCACGCTCGGCTTCGTCCCAGGCCGCGGCGCGAGACTCGAGCGTGTTTGCTCTAGGAACTCGACCGTCCACCCCGCCGTCGCTCGGCGCCTCGCCGCCACTGACGACACTGCTCGACACCATCTGCTCGGCCGTCCTGACCACCCCGGCGACAACGCCCACGGGCGGCTCGTCCTGCCGCCGCCTCCCGGGCGTGGACGACCGCGACGGGACCGGACTCCGCGCGACGGGCGTGGTGGCGCGCAGCGGCGTGGCGGCCCTGGACGGCTCCTTGCTGGCTATGGGCGTCATCTCGGTGCCCATGTCGCGCAGGCACACCGAGACGGGCGAGCCGTACCCGTGGCCGTGCGGGCGCAGCAGCATGCCGCCGCAGTCCACGTTCTTGGTCTCGCCGACGTCGTCGCCGCTGCCGCCCTCGCCCAGCTGCGGCGGCGTCGGGGGCGCCACCACCATGTTGTACTCGACCCCGCCGTCCACGCTGCTGCAGGACACGCGCCCGTTCTGCGACGACGAGCTCAGCAGCCGCCGGTCGTCGGCGTTGGAGTTGCGGGGCTTGGCGGCGCCGCCCTTGCCGCCGTGGATCCCGTCGCCGCCGTTGGACATGCCGACGAGCCACTTCTGCGCGTCGTCCCACTTGGACGGCATCGGCTTGAGCCTGGACGGCGCGGCCTGGCTCTTGCGCTGCGGCCGCCCGTTGGCCGCGCCATTGGTGGTGTAGCTGCTGTAGCACTCCTTGTCGTCCACCTGCCGCGCCGCTTGCATTGTCGTCTGAGCAGATGCGATCGGTGCTCAGAGCTGCAGGTGAACAGAAAGCTCTGTTCTTTCCGCAAACGTGCGACTGGAGAACCAGTGAACCAGATCTAGCTGCGGAAAAGGTAGGGAATTTGGTCACTTCTGATGGAAAGAAAAGTGATAAACTGCATACATCATCGCCGGAATTCGCTCGATGTGCACGGCGAGCACGGACACCGACGGAAAAGAAAGGAAGACAGAGTACCACCGTTTACTCAACAGAAAACAATGGCAGCTCCCATACTATTCACAAGCAATCTCCTCGAACTATGCCACAAAATAATCGAAAATTATGTTACTTTAACCAAGAAGAGATGCAAAAGTGCCCATATTCAGTTCCCCTATTATTCCCTCTTTTCCACGGAAAGCCATGACATCGCCATCAGATGAAGTGACCCCAAACTACACCACTTCCACAGTTACACAACGGGAAGTGTCAAATCTACTCAGCTGGCAGCAATGGCAGAAAAAGGCTTGGAAAAAACCAGAAAAGTTGCTGAGAGCTCACTCACCTTGGGAGCTGGAGCCTGCAGACAGGGTGAGAATGGGGGAATGAAGAGAGGATGGCAGGCTGCAAAGGGGCAAACAGGCTAGTAGTGCTGCTGTCTAGGTTCCATCTTCTCTCCACGGGCTCTTGATCAGATCGCGTTTTGCTTGACCGTTGAGGCAGCACAGCAGGGCGCACATGGGTTACTGCAGATTCCACGAGATAGATCGGTGGCGCTACGTGCAGAATATATTAGAAAAACAACAACAGCATTCTGTGCTGCAATTGGCTAGACAAAGTATTCTTGACGACACGCCGCAGGGTAGTGGTCTAGTGGATCTCAGCCTATGGTGTACCGGTGCAATCAGTCCCAACTCATCACTATGCAAAAAGGCATAAACTCTTTCTTACAAAACATGACAATAttgccttcaaaaaaaaaaaaaaaaaaaaacatgacaaTATCCACACGGCACTACTTCCACCAAGCCAAACTACCCCCTCCGTCCTATGAAACATGTATTAAATTTGGATCTATTGTTGTGTTGTTTCATGGGAGAGAGCAAGTACTTCAAATCCAATTGGACATATCGTTTTTTCTAGACAAACTTGCAGAAAAATTGTGATATAATTGAATTATATTACGTTGATGTAATAGTTTTTCAGTAATTTGTCACAATTTACAAAGTGTTGCTCATGACTAAATGATTTACCGCAGACAAGATGCTTCGGCACCCAGAAGCATATCACACATGATCCTAGTTTTTGAAATGAGTTTTACacttattttgaaatgtcaaaaaattctgatgaAAAAATGGCACGCGTATATCTTGATGTTATGTGTGCTCACAACGTTTTTTcatggaaaagagtgagtgatgattttctcatggtcatagaggtgtaacctctcaatatggtatatcgagaaaatcatcaccctcgcacatgcaacatgcgatacatccggaatccgttttcgatgagctAGAGGTTGTCATGAGAGTGAACACAAACTCTaacccatctcatggataagaaccaaaaacaaccaagaaacacgatgcaatgcatgcaaggtttgagctctctccgatgatgcgacctactatcctatcgagcacaaaccttaaccttgcgcgttcctctcgagtcggcaagctccgtcttcatcctcttcatcattgtacatgccaccgtcttcctccaacatacacgccaccgtcttcttcgatcttgtacgcacgccactgtcttcatccatcttcatcttcaaccagtggcggacgcaggaaagaattggaggggggggggggcacacctCAAAAAAAAATTTTTGCGCACCCCCAAATTGTGAAAAACCTTTGCATAATAAAGTAATGAACAATATACAAGACAAATTCATTGCATTGGAGTTCAATACATATATCAAATGTGTACGATTACAATACAAATAGTTCAAAATATTACAAGGGTCTTACATGGTAGAATATAGCATAATTAGAAACTTACATCATTTCTTCAATCTACGGTTTCGCATTGCCATGAAAGTTTCAGCAATGGTATCATCACTTACATGAATGAACACCCCTCGCTCGATAAATGTCACTAAGCAATGGTTCAAGAGGTTATCACTCATACTATTTCTCAACTTGTTTTTTACTAGACTCATTGCGGAAAATACTCTTTCAACATTCGCCGTCGCCACCGGTAGAAGCAATATCAATTTGAGAAGCATGTAAActaaatcataaacaacatgCTTTTTTGTTTCAACAAGCTTAATAGAGAGCTCACCAAGATGATTGACACATTTGAATCTATCATCTTTTCTCATGTCATCAATAAAGATCTCAAGTTGGGGTTCAAGTCTTAACAAATCCATGCTTGATATGTCATTGGGGTAGAATTGAGCAAGTCTCATTACCTTTTGTGCatcataagaagcaaatgaattcACGGGATTCAAAGCCGCCATACAAATAAGCAACTCCATGTTAACCTCATCAAACCGATTGTCAAGCTCTTGAATAACTTGGTCAACAACGCCAAGATACACTTCTCTTCTATAACGATCATCATTTGTTTGCTTTTCATAATACCGTTGTGATCTTCCATGAGCCACATAATTAGATTCCGGGGAAGGAACTTCAATGCCATGAGTGTTGCAAAAGAATGTCACCTTTGCAAGAAATCTTTCCCATCCAAGTGATGACCTCATATCCTTCATTTTCTCCTTTGCCAATCCAACAAGCACCATTGCATTGAGAATATCTTGATCCTTCTTTTGCAAAGATATAGACAAGTCATTTGTGTAGCCAAGAACAACAAGCATCAAGTTGAGATTGAAAACAAAGTCAAATGATTCAAAGGCCGCGGCAACTCCTCTTATTCTTGTCCACTCACTCTTTTGTGAAGGATCTTTTCCAATCCTTACAAGCACCTCAAGTATCACCGGGTACATATCAACAATGTGTAGAATGGTCTTGTAATGAGAGCCCCATCGAGTATCACCGGGTCTAGATAAACCCATCTCTTGATTGAGTCCACTTCCACTTTCAATTTCACCCATCTCAACTGCTTGTAAAACTTGTTGAGCTCTAACATCTCGAAGCATGTCATGACGCTTGCAAGAAACTCCAATGATATTGAACAAATAAGAAACATGATCAAAGAACCACACACATGCTTCATTATCCTTTGCCACTGCAATAAGaaccaattgaagttgatgtgcAAAGCAATGTATGTAATAAGAAGAAGGTGACTCTTTCATGATCAATGTTTTTAACCCCTTAATCTCACCCTTCATGTTGCTAGCCCCATCATATCCTTGTCCACGAATTTGAGTGGGAGACAAATGATGATCTTTTAGCAAAGATATAATTGCAACCTTGAGAGACAATGAAGTAGTATCGGAAACATGAACTACTCCAAGGAACCTCTCACATATTCTTCCCAATTTATCCACATAACGCAAACAAAGAGCAAGTTGTTCTTTGTGAGACATATCACTAGACTCGTCGGCTAGAATTGCATAGTggtcaccatcaagatcttcaatGATTAGTCTAGTAGTTTCTATGGCACAACATTCAATAATGTCATGTTGTATCCTTGGACTATTCAAGATGCAATTTTCGGGAGCATTCTTCAAAACAACCTTATTGACTTCCTCATTACCTTCCGCAAGCCACTTTAGAAGTTCAAGAAAATTTCCCCGGTTGGTTGATTCTTCACTCTCATCATGTCCACGGAATGCCAATCCTTGTTTCAAAAGAAATCTCAAGCATCTAAGAGAGTAAGTTAGCCTAGTATTGTAAAGAAGTACGTCCTTCTTAGACACCTTCATAAGAACATTATCAATTTTGGTGTTGGGTGCAACAAATAAGTTGTACTTCTCTTGAGCTTGGTTGTGAATGCTACTAACACCACCCACATGCTGCTTAAATGATTCGGGTCTTTTCCAATTTCTAAAACCATCTTTAACAAAGGCATCTCCTCCGGGACCTCCATTGGCTCTCTCTTTGAACAAGAAACACACAAAGCAAAATGCCGCATCCTTTCCGATACTATATTCTAGCCAATTGTAGTGATGAAACCAAACACAACTAAAGTGTCGATTTTTGCCATTCTTTTTTGTTGTCGGGAAAGCATGCTCATATGGTCGGCATGGACCTTTTAGGATATATCCTCTCCGAACATCATCTTGAATATTAACATCATAACTTGAAATAggaatcctgtcccccggatcatgTGGACAAAAGTGAGCATCATATGACCTTGCATTTGGTTGTTGGGGTGAGGGTGGGTGTGGTGTTGTATCTTCAATGTCAATCTCACTCTCAACATCGGATTCGACTTCTTCATCGTGAACAATATAGGATTGGACCGGAGATGCAATCTTCTTTGATGCTTGTTTCTGAAAAAGTAGCGCAATTTGGCTATTTCTCTTCATTTCTACACAATTGAAACATTCAAACATTACTAATTTAACAATTTTATATGTTCTTCATCATATAAGACTTAACATACATTGATAATTTGATACATAGACACAtgaaaataacaatttttcgtaCAAACAGAGAATCATATGCAAACAACAAATTGAATAGGGAATAGCAAAATTAGCCCTCTCACTTCTGGTTGCAGGCTCGCAGTCGTGTGAACTGGGAAGATCCGGGGCGCCGGGGCGGGCCTCCGTCGGTGCCAGTGCTGCGGCCGGGCGGCAGCAGCGAGGGCCTCAGAGGCGGGGCGGGCCGCGGGCGAGCGCCAGATTGGGCGGGGCCGATGGGCAGCAacagcggcgggcggcggcggggccggggccggggcggcgggtggcggctgcgGTCGGGCTCGGGACGCGCGTGGAGACTGGTGGTGGAGTGGGGAATCGAAGGTCTGGGCGTCGTGCGCTTGGCGTGGCTCGACTCCTCCAGGCTCCAGGATGGGCTTGCTCAATCGggcttttttcattttttttccatGGATACAAGTTGGGCCAGCGAatttctgggtgggccacggcccccccGGCCCCCCGCTGCGTCCGCCAATGTCTTCAACacggtcttcatctctcttcgacaccgtcttcatcgttctcgatcttctccatcttgcaaccttgaaaccaacacatggctatggacacgacctaagatagattctcaatacaaccgttagtccatatttACTGCAGACAAGATATTTCGGCACCCAGAAGCATATCACATATGATCCTGGTTTTTGAAATGAGTTTTACacttattttgaaatgtcaaa contains:
- the LOC124696557 gene encoding uncharacterized protein LOC124696557 is translated as MQAARQVDDKECYSSYTTNGAANGRPQRKSQAAPSRLKPMPSKWDDAQKWLVGMSNGGDGIHGGKGGAAKPRNSNADDRRLLSSSSQNGRVSCSSVDGGVEYNMVVAPPTPPQLGEGGSGDDVGETKNVDCGGMLLRPHGHGYGSPVSVCLRDMGTEMTPIASKEPSRAATPLRATTPVARSPVPSRSSTPGRRRQDEPPVGVVAGVVRTAEQMVSSSVVSGGEAPSDGGVDGRVPRANTLESRAAAWDEAERAKFTARYKREEVKIQAWENHEKRKAEMEMKRIEMKAEQMKARAQEKLANKLAEARRVAEEKRASAEAMLNEGAARTSEKADYIRRTGHLPSSFFSFRIPSLCG